Within Oceanicoccus sp. KOV_DT_Chl, the genomic segment TTATCAGGCCAGCGAACAGTGGTCTGCCGTACTGAAACTAAACAGCGGCCGCAGCCAGCCGGAAACCCAGGCGGTAATTCCCAATGCGACCTTTAATGGCATTGATTATCTCAGCGCACAACTTGCAGCGGCCAATCAGCCGTTTTATACCCGCCCCGACAGTTACGACAGTTTTGATGCAGACTCCAATAAAGTTGACACCACCGACATCAAAACCGATGGTGGCTCGTTAACCGTTAGTTACGATAGTGGCCAGCATACCTTAACGTCTATCAGCGGTTTTTATCGTGGTGATTATGATCACCGTGCCGACAGTGACGGTACCCCGCAACAACTATTGGAGATTGATTATCTCAGCGAACTCAAGCAGTGGAGTCAGGACCTTCGTATCAGCAGCAACCACTCCGATACGCTGTGGTATACCGTAGGTTTGTATTTCAATAAAGAACAAATCGAGACTGACGTTAGCTATGATTATTATCACGGTTTGCAATCCATAGTGCCTAACTTTGTTGCACCACTTACTGGTATTGTTAGTGGTTTCAGCCAAATTCAACGTTATGAGCAAGAGCGCAGCAGCCAAGCGATATACGGGGAAATGAGCTTTAAACTGAACACGGCAGCTACTCTTACCAGCGGCCTGCGCTATACCGAAGATAAAAACAGCCAGTTTAATGTTCACAGCTATATCACTGACTACGATCAAATACCGCAGTTTGGCCTAATCCCTTTCACTGCCCCTTACGACCCTAATGCCGTTCATCCGAGGCAACAATTTACCGACCGGGAATGGAGCGGCAAGCTGGCACTCGATTATCAATGGGATGATCGGCACTTGTTCTATGCTAGCTATAACCGCGGTTATCGCAGCGGTGCGTTTAATGGTGCCGCCACCACTGATGCCTCCGAGTTAACACCGGTAGAGCCGGAATACGTCAACGCCTATGAACTAGGAATAAAAGGCGAAACGGAAAATGGCAGAGTCCGTTATAACACTGCTTTGTTCTACTATGACTACCGCAACCAGCAATTTATTAATGTAGTGGGTACACGACAGTTACTGGATAGTGCAGACCGCTCCACCGTCCGAGGTCTAGAGCTCGAATTGCATGCCATCGCCACTTCCGCGCTAACGATTCACCTAGGTCTTGGCTGGCTGGACTCAGAATACAAAAACGGCCCCAATCTGGATGCGCAAGGGCAAAGTTGGGATTTATCCAGTAACCAACTGATCGCCGCCCCCGATTACAATGCTAACCTCGCGGCAGACTATGCACTCGATCTGGCAAGTCTTACCCTCTTTGCCCACCTTGACCTTAATTATCAAGACCAACAATGGTTTACCGCTTTTAATGACACTGCCGGTTACGAAGACATTAGCCAAGCTAGCTACACATTGGTTAATGCGCAACTAGCTATCCAGCCACATAATAGCCCGCTAATAATTACGGTATGGGGTAAAAATCTGGGTGATAAAAGCTACAAAACTTACGCTATTAACCTCAGCGAAAGTTTTGGCTATCACTATACAATGTACGGACCTCCGCGGACATTTGGCATTGATGCTAGCTGGCAATTTTGATTCGAAACTGACATTTTATACACGCTGTGAGCACGCCGCTCAGCTGGATTGTCGATCAGAATATTGCCGCTCCAACACCCGCTGTAAATCCGCACGCCGCACTGGCTTCACCATAAAATCATTCATACCAACCTCCATACAGTGCCGCCGCACCTCAGGGTCACTGTTAGCTGTCACGGCAATAATAGGCGTGCTGATACCGCGCTGGCGAATCCAGCGGGTAGCAGTGATACCATCCATTACCGGCATTTGGACATCCATCAAAATCAGGTCATAAACGCAATCTGCCAAACGCGCTAGCGCTTCCTGGCCAGAATGAACCACTTCGACCTCGTAACCCAAATTGCTAACTAAACGCTGCAGTACCTGCGCATTAATCACATTATCTTCAACCACCAACAGTGTGCCTACAGGCTTCCCTTCCGCAACCGGAACCTCAACCCTTTCAGTATCCAGCGACAGCGGTACACGAATATGCACATTGGTACCAGCACCGGGCTCTGAATCAATCACAAAGTCAGCAGCCAATAATTCACTGATGCGATAACACAGCGTTAAGCCCAGCCCCAACCCTTCTGACTGACGTTCAAGGCCTCGGCTCACTTGCACAAAAGAATTAAACATTTCCTTTTGTTGCTCGTTGGTCATTCCACAACCAGTATCCCTAACATCAATATTGAGCGCCTGATCCACCTCGTTCCAACTAACACTGAATTCAATCTGCCCCAGCTCAGTGTACTGACAAGCATTTTCCAGAACCGACCGCAACATATGCTCAAGAAAATAGGCATCACCGGTCACCACAGCAGGCAGTTGCCCACCAGCATCGGCTGGTAGTAAATAGACGAAGTTGACCTCGGGATGTACCTGATTGGCAACAGCGGCAGCCAACCGATCCAATAACGGCCTGATCTCAAAATCTACTGTAGTCAGCTGTAAATTTTCGTCATCGGTTTCAGCCAGTAACACCAAATTATCAACCTGCGTCCGCAACCGTGCTGCTCCATAGCTGATATAGTCCAGAAGATCTTTTTTAAGAAATTCATCTTCGCTATCATTCCATTGCTCAACCGAGGACACGATAGAGTGAAGGGGCGTTCGCAGCTCATGACTCACCATCCGCAAAAAATCACTTTTACGTTGGTTTTCCTCCTCCGAAATCTTCAAGGCTGCCTGCAACTTGATATTAGCCTGCTGCTCGGTAGCCATCGCCCTATGCTCTACATCTATAGACTGTTGCAGCGCAACTTCCTTCTGCTTCCTAAGCAGCGTAATCCTATCGGCCAGGGCCAACGCTAACAGCAGCATATCAAACGTTTGCGCCACCACTGTCACCAGATAGCTGTCACGTACCAACGGCGGAAACCCGAACAAATGCAGAATTGAGACCACAGTTCCCGAAAATAAAATCAAAAAGGCCGCGACAAAATAGCGTGCAGGTTTATAGCCTTCACTTAATCGCAGCAGACCGACAAAGAGTCCAAATATAATCCACACAGAACTGCCGATACCATACAACACCATATACTGGCCGGGTGACATAAAGGGCAAACAAAACAACAGTAAAAAGCCAATTGCAACAAATGTATAGGCAAACTTGGTCAGCCACGGATGATGCTTGGGCAACTCTAGAAAGTGAATAAAATACAGGGTATTAAAAGTAATCGTGAGAAAAAAAGTGGGGATAACCAAGGTATAGCTATACCAATTAAATAACTGTGCAAAGCCATTAAATGTACCTGACCAAGCAATAAACGAACTCGTCAGATACGCAGCATAATAGAGATAGCTTCTATCTTTTATAGATATACCGATAAATAAATTATAAAGCGCCAACATCACCATAGCGCCTAAACAGCCGATAATAATTAAATTATTATTCGAAATTGCCTGCTGATAATGCTGTCTGGCGACGACTTCAACAACAGGTAAGCCAGAAAAATACCGGCTTTCAATTAACATTAAAATTTCTAACTGCTCACCTGGCTGCAAATCAAAATCTACACCATAGTGCAAGTTGTACTGGTAGGGTAAAGATATCCCGCATGGAAATGACTGACACCCTGCGGGCGATAAAGATAGACATGAACGCGATCAATCAGAGCATTAAACGGGCTAAGTACCCACTCTTTATTCTTAGTCTGATTATCTATTTTTGTATACAACCAGTAACTGCCACCCGCGACTTGATCTACCTGATCGACCTTTTTTAAATTGGCAACAAACGCAGCGGGGTCAACTGGAGCGATGGGGGCATCCGTGGCTACATCAGACATTTCACGACTGCCGGGCGCAGCTAAATACAAGCCCCCGGAGCGGGCTAATATTTCTATTTCCGTATCCGTCTCGGTTAGCACAATGGCCGATTCAGTGCCGTAAACTGAAAAAGACAGTAGCAGAAATAAATACATTAAATTGCGATGCAACATTGACCAACCTTTATTCTGCATCTCACTCTATAATGTCACTCAAGTAAGATAAATAACCACCTAACAAAATAGCTCCTATATTTGACTAGGGGCAATGCTAATGCAAGCCCAGTTCTCATTGTTGAGCGGGCGGGCTACTATGTTACATCGACAAAAACAGCAGTCTCGGTGGTAACAAGATTAACAAGCAACGGTAAACAGCGGTCAGTTTTAATCCATGGATAATTTAGCCACTTACAACCGGGTTCCCTCACTCGAATCCAAAACCATCAAAGCGAGCTTTATTTTAGTTTACAGTCTATTGCTGCTGGCTATCATCGGCAGCTTGGCTGCTACCTTAGTCTTTCCTGATATTTCACACTATCTAATCTCAGGTGCAATCGCAGCAACCATTCTCTACAGCGCTATCGCGTATCTCGACGCCAGACGAAAACGGCATTGCCAGTTTTGTAAACAAACACTGAGCTCCGTCATCCGCCCACTACTACTCAATTCACAATACCTGAACATGCAGGGTAAAAAACATGGGGATTACTTCATCACTCACGGTTCCTGGGGCTTAATCCCATTCAAAAAACGCTGGGTAAAAATTTCCAATCATTCCATGAGCTGCCACCATTGTCGACTGATTGAAGAGGGCTACAAACCAATGTACCAACCTTTATCCCCGGAAGAACTGGCTAAATTTCAATCGAAATAGCCTATCTGAAGCCAAAAATCTGAAATTTATCAAAAAACCTGTATTTCATTCAGCTTGCATTCAGTTTCGGTAGTCCATAATCCTTTCAAACTTAAACGAAACCAATAAATTTAACGACTTACCCATCTGGAGTGTTAACAATGAAACTATCAACTTTTAGCAAAGCGATTATTACAGCTGCGGCTTTAACGGTAAGCGCTGGCGCTTTTGCTGCGAAACCAACCAGTATCAAGTACATTGAAGACATCGTAGTCTCCAATGACCTGATTTATTCACACTATGTTGTTAAATGTTCTAATGGCGTAGATGCTGACATCTCTGCCTGGGATAACCGTAAGAAATGGTGCGTAGGTAAAGGCGGTCAGGACGACTGCAGCAAAAAGCAAATCAAGACTGCCAAGGCTGTTTGCAAGTAAAATTCCTAGCTACAACCGTATGTAAAACGGCAAGCCTCCATGGCTTGCCGTTTTTTTATGCTCTGAAGCCGCTACGAGTCCCCGCAACACCCTGCTACAATCAAACAAAACCCATCCATAACTCGAAAAAGTCTCAATCCTAATGCGCATATTGATCGTTGAAGATGAACACCATATCCGCCAGCAATTAAGCGCTGCATTACAAAGTAATGGCTTTGCTGCCGACGCTGCGGCAGATGGCAAAGAAGGCCTGTTTATGGCTGACCAGTACCCCTATGATCTGGCGATTATTGATATAGGCTTGCCAGGCATGACCGGTATCGAGCTCATCCGGACAATTCGCCAACAAGGTAAAACTTACCCGGTGTTGATATTAACCGCCAGGGGTGACTGGCAGGATAAAGTGGAAGGACTGGAAGCGGGTGCCGACGACTATGTCGTTAAACCATTCCACATGGAAGAAGTGATCGCCAGAGTCAATGCGTTGCTCCGCCGGAGTGCCGGTAGCGCTACCCCGATACTCGAATACCCTCCACTAACCATTGATACCGCCAGCAAAACCGCGCATCTCAATGGCGAAACGATGACCCTTACCAGCTATGAGTACAACACTCTGGAGTATTTAGCGCATCATGCTGGTAAAGTGATATCAAAGACGGAGCTAACCGAGCATCTCTATAGTCAGGACTTTGACCGTGATAGCAACGTAATCGAAGTCTTTATTGGGCGCTTGCGTAAAAAGATCGATCCAGACAACCAACTCAAACCCATCGCCACCATTCGCGGCCAAGGTTATCGATTTACTCTGGAACCGAAATAAGAGGAAAGGTAAATGCTTAACACTCTGTTTGGCCGTTTGTTTATTTCCAGCCTATTGGTACTAGGTTTATTTTTCGGATTTATTGCCTATATCATTCATCAACTTAACCTTGAACACACCTACAGCACAAAACAGGAGCAGCTACGATTACAAAATTATGTACTGGTTTCTTCTGCCAGTCTGGGCGATGACAACATTGAGTTACCGGATGAACTACGGGAACCACGTTTTGATGACTTTGAATCCGGCCTCTACGGTTTTGTCAGCAGCGGCAATAAAATTTACTGGTCATCGTACTCCGCTCACAACCTGGAACTGGATACGCAACTGCTCAAAACGGATTTCACCCAATCCGGCCAAAACCAATTCGTCATTAAATCCCATTATTTTATTTATCATTACAGCGTACAGTGGGAGCTGGAAAATGATGAACCGCAATTATTTACTTTTAGCGTGCTCGAAGACAGCCGCCCCACTATGGAAACGCTGGAAGATTTTCGCGGCAGCTTACACCGCTGGCTAGTAGCCATCGGCATACTACTGATTACTATCCTGCTGCTTATTATGCGCTGGGGTACAAAACCATTGCGCCAGCTAGCAAAAAATTTAAAACAAATAGAAAAAGGCGAAAAAGACACTGTAGAGGGACACTTCCCCAAGGAATTACACCGCATTACCAGTAACCTCAACCAACTCATCAGCACGGAACGATTACAGCGGGAACGTTATCACAACACGTTGGCCGATCTGGCTCACAGTCTTAAAACACCGCTGGCAGTTATTCAAACAGAACTCGAGAGCAATACGGATACCGACAAAGCGCTCATCGCAGAACAAACCCAGCGCATGGATGAAAT encodes:
- a CDS encoding TonB-dependent receptor produces the protein MLLKVQISLAIATWWRTCLTGKALLLAVLTGQPLLATASQLEEVTVTAQKRPQNVQMVPLAITAITAADLNKNRIQTLSNITAMTPNVQAALPNGEVLPIFSIRGISMADYSVNQSSPIGVYLDEVYLSSNYSHGLQTFDVDRIEVLRGPQGTLYGKNTTAGAINIISKTPDFSADGFLTLGIGNYQQQTIDAAYETPLIEQQLSARLALSAKQAEGFAENHTPGAKDLSATDRHALRLTINYQASEQWSAVLKLNSGRSQPETQAVIPNATFNGIDYLSAQLAAANQPFYTRPDSYDSFDADSNKVDTTDIKTDGGSLTVSYDSGQHTLTSISGFYRGDYDHRADSDGTPQQLLEIDYLSELKQWSQDLRISSNHSDTLWYTVGLYFNKEQIETDVSYDYYHGLQSIVPNFVAPLTGIVSGFSQIQRYEQERSSQAIYGEMSFKLNTAATLTSGLRYTEDKNSQFNVHSYITDYDQIPQFGLIPFTAPYDPNAVHPRQQFTDREWSGKLALDYQWDDRHLFYASYNRGYRSGAFNGAATTDASELTPVEPEYVNAYELGIKGETENGRVRYNTALFYYDYRNQQFINVVGTRQLLDSADRSTVRGLELELHAIATSALTIHLGLGWLDSEYKNGPNLDAQGQSWDLSSNQLIAAPDYNANLAADYALDLASLTLFAHLDLNYQDQQWFTAFNDTAGYEDISQASYTLVNAQLAIQPHNSPLIITVWGKNLGDKSYKTYAINLSESFGYHYTMYGPPRTFGIDASWQF
- a CDS encoding 7TM diverse intracellular signaling domain-containing protein, yielding MHYGVDFDLQPGEQLEILMLIESRYFSGLPVVEVVARQHYQQAISNNNLIIIGCLGAMVMLALYNLFIGISIKDRSYLYYAAYLTSSFIAWSGTFNGFAQLFNWYSYTLVIPTFFLTITFNTLYFIHFLELPKHHPWLTKFAYTFVAIGFLLLFCLPFMSPGQYMVLYGIGSSVWIIFGLFVGLLRLSEGYKPARYFVAAFLILFSGTVVSILHLFGFPPLVRDSYLVTVVAQTFDMLLLALALADRITLLRKQKEVALQQSIDVEHRAMATEQQANIKLQAALKISEEENQRKSDFLRMVSHELRTPLHSIVSSVEQWNDSEDEFLKKDLLDYISYGAARLRTQVDNLVLLAETDDENLQLTTVDFEIRPLLDRLAAAVANQVHPEVNFVYLLPADAGGQLPAVVTGDAYFLEHMLRSVLENACQYTELGQIEFSVSWNEVDQALNIDVRDTGCGMTNEQQKEMFNSFVQVSRGLERQSEGLGLGLTLCYRISELLAADFVIDSEPGAGTNVHIRVPLSLDTERVEVPVAEGKPVGTLLVVEDNVINAQVLQRLVSNLGYEVEVVHSGQEALARLADCVYDLILMDVQMPVMDGITATRWIRQRGISTPIIAVTANSDPEVRRHCMEVGMNDFMVKPVRRADLQRVLERQYSDRQSS
- a CDS encoding 7TM-DISM domain-containing protein; this encodes MQNKGWSMLHRNLMYLFLLLSFSVYGTESAIVLTETDTEIEILARSGGLYLAAPGSREMSDVATDAPIAPVDPAAFVANLKKVDQVDQVAGGSYWLYTKIDNQTKNKEWVLSPFNALIDRVHVYLYRPQGVSHFHAGYLYPTSTTCTMV
- a CDS encoding response regulator transcription factor produces the protein MRILIVEDEHHIRQQLSAALQSNGFAADAAADGKEGLFMADQYPYDLAIIDIGLPGMTGIELIRTIRQQGKTYPVLILTARGDWQDKVEGLEAGADDYVVKPFHMEEVIARVNALLRRSAGSATPILEYPPLTIDTASKTAHLNGETMTLTSYEYNTLEYLAHHAGKVISKTELTEHLYSQDFDRDSNVIEVFIGRLRKKIDPDNQLKPIATIRGQGYRFTLEPK
- a CDS encoding ATP-binding protein → MLNTLFGRLFISSLLVLGLFFGFIAYIIHQLNLEHTYSTKQEQLRLQNYVLVSSASLGDDNIELPDELREPRFDDFESGLYGFVSSGNKIYWSSYSAHNLELDTQLLKTDFTQSGQNQFVIKSHYFIYHYSVQWELENDEPQLFTFSVLEDSRPTMETLEDFRGSLHRWLVAIGILLITILLLIMRWGTKPLRQLAKNLKQIEKGEKDTVEGHFPKELHRITSNLNQLISTERLQRERYHNTLADLAHSLKTPLAVIQTELESNTDTDKALIAEQTQRMDEIITHQLQRAVLASSHQLIASVDVKTCVDRLTSAMAKVYAEKNIQFSLDLNPNSQFKGDQRDLMEILGNLLDNACKACQQQIKIKTTITANILRIEIHDDGRGIAKEQRQLLVQRGQRADTRHTGQGIGLDVVSDIVDSYQGKLQIEESELGGALISIELPTMVD